A region of Carassius auratus strain Wakin chromosome 23, ASM336829v1, whole genome shotgun sequence DNA encodes the following proteins:
- the LOC113040951 gene encoding protein sel-1 homolog 3 has product MRAVLRLFSTALILSLVLCESPDADGTHPGDFVQFGNVLDSVMDKCNVQVQYNCSAACRIGVEIVISTPRRTGVVVYRRTWTNHKGLGKPRSRTVHLSFPPAVVYRRDFFVRRPLETCDVVLRAWMVHLFENEIGGSHDKAYDQSLARTSIFLRTLPLPERPVYPQTSSVSWGAWLMWQLTKDTVRKCPHESDIVDILTFPFASTGERFGVIHKFSSFSNRDLEWRRILAFKEPRVTLSVWLYLLSWCSQSLCGIVKNVNEYRNYGSPLIMLSDTGDIVVQVQMLDGEGKAFTAHAALPLHTWIRLDAFFQVSEAKLTITKILPGEQTLETTHSFDFRQPVQFNDTSGYFVIGGCSYLQGFHGYIGPIRYYRLGTENVTNPLSPVRTLKELDRIHRHCEEMSHVTEYYLQALRQNQDLSRDVCESYYGGLKRTFGHRECTQTWSWDQQRRFNLTLRLLEEHQELIKGLGNSSRHLLSLGRVIFQDAVKTIAKAEASDGGLEVMSSVIEQLQVSSCWGHQHSSLLLATLFLAGLGVPVDLEQGHVYSLIGGVSDDRLALMHLGYKHMQGLDGFPKDQNTAYGYFANIGKQTSIDRDKVQDSWQTPTEHVHLNNDDELHTQTGEMGDIVQYMKHQADRGDIESQKTLARMLLWGSNGVEKDIRAAVTWYARSALQMIDPSAMYDYAILLLKGTGVKKNRTLGLELLEKAADMGSVEALNGIGWYYSIIVKDKTKAFRYFELAAQNGSRDGLFNVGIYYLNGDNPDKPDRNETAAFQYFFDAAQLGHVEGALQSALFLSTGSVQGVPRDPDKAVLLLKQVIEMNGHLGFMVKDALQTYQRGSWDEALVKYAMLAETGLGVAQHNAAHLCELLDHTSACQWRYHNYSTYNHIPQEAGLLRMGDYYSELADMVKAIDMYSTAAVHGSAQGLFNLAMLIEEGYEVPDIILDQMGLSDAHTVSRSAVVADLLSRCTAFEERDVTPCSLVLWRMELLRAWRDFTHSSVQLTLACGIFATLTVFVLAVLLRTLLACYHALYLSTSQSAERHNAPERAGQDISDSPLGTRTENQRQRDQTTVEHNHLSVQETSDLIVTVTGVCACVIFIMFISHLL; this is encoded by the exons ATGAGAGCTGTGTTGCGTCTCTTCTCCACAGCTCTTATTCTCTCTCTG GTTTTGTGTGAGTCTCCTGATGCTGATGGGACTCATCCTGGAGACTTTGTGCAGTTTGGAAATGTTCTTGACAGCGTGATGGACAAATGTAATGTACAGGTGCAGTATAACTGCTCTGCTGCCTGTCGAATAGGGGTCGAAATTGTCATTTCTACCCCAAGAAGGACAGGAGTGGTAGTCTACAGAAGGACTTGGACTAACCATAAGGGATTGGGAAAACCCAGATCCAGAACAGTTCATCTATCGTTTCCTCCAGCTGTGGTATACCGCAGAGACTTTTTTGTCAGGCGACCACTGGAGACATGTGATGTGGTGCTGAGGGCCTGGATGGTTCAtctttttgaaaatgaaattggTGGCAGCCATGATAAAGCATATGACCAATCTCTTGCGAGAACTTCTATATTTTTGAGGACTCTTCCACTCCCGGAGCGTCCAGTATATCCACAGACAAGTTCGGTCTCATGGGGTGCATGGCTGATGTGGCAGCTGACCAAAGATACTGTGAGGAAATGTCCACATGAGTCAG ACATTGTGGATATCCTGACCTTTCCATTTGCGAGCACCGGTGAGAGGTTTGGTGTGATACACAAATTCTCCTCCTTTAGTAACAGAGATCTAGAATGGAGACGTATCCTTGCTTTCAAAGAGCCAAG GGTGACTCTCTCAGTGTGGCTGTACTTGTTGAGCTGGTGCAGCCAGTCCTTGTGTGGTATAGTCAAGAATGTTAATGAATACAGGAACTATGGGAGTCCACTTATCATGCTGTCTGACACAG GTGATATAGTGGTGCAGGTGCAAATGTTGGATGGAGAGGGGAAGGCATTTACAGCACATGCAGCTTTACCCCTCCATACCTGGATCCGTCTGGACGCTTTCTTTCAGGTGTCAGAG GCGAAACTCACAATTACAAAGATCTTACCTGGAGAACAGACTTTGGAGACCACTCATTCTTTTGA ttttcgtCAGCCGGTTCAATTCAATGACACATCAGGGTATTTCGTGATTGGTGGATGCAGCTACTTGCAAGGGTTTCATGGCTATATTGGACCAATCAGATACTATCGTTTAGGCACAGAAAAC GTGACAAACCCCCTGTCCCCTGTTAGGACACTAAAGGAGCTGGACAGAATCCACAGACACTGTGAGGAAATGAGCCATGTTACTGAATACTATCTGCAAGCACTGAGACAAAACCAAGACCTCTCTAGAG atgtttgtgagtcttattatGGAGGCCTTAAGAGGACGTTTGGTCACAGGGAATGCACTCAGACTTGGTCTTGGGACCAGCAAAGAAGATTCAACCTCACCTTGAGGCTTCTAGAAGAACATCAGGAGCTCATAAAAG GTCTGGGCAACAGCAGCCGACATTTGCTAAGTCTAGGCCGAGTGATCTTCCAGGATGCTGTAAAGACAATAGCTAAAGCAGAGGCATCTGATGGTGGTCTAGAAGTCATGTCCAGTGTTATTGAGCAGCTTCAGGTGTCCTCCTGCTGGGGTCACCAGCACTCCTCTCTCCTGCTCGCTACCCTGTTCCTGGCCGGCCTGGGCGTCCCAGTGGACCTGGAGCAG GGTCATGTGTATAGTTTGATAGGCGGTGTCTCTGATGACCGTCTCGCTCTGATGCATTTGGGATACAAGCACATGCAGGGTCTGGACGGTTTCCCTAAAGACCAGAACACTGCATATGGTTACTTCGCCAACATCGGCAAACAGACCAGCATCGACCGCGATAAAGTACAAGACTCTTGG CAAACTCCCACAGAACATGTTCATTTAAACAATGACGATGAGCTGCACACTCAAACGGGCGAGATGGGCGACATTGTGCAGTATATGAAACACCAGGCTGACAGAGGAGATATAGAATCTCAG AAAACTCTGGCCAGGATGCTTCTATGGGGCAGTAATGGGGTGGAGAAAGACATTCGAGCAGCAGTCACGTGGTACGCCAGAAGCGCCCTGCAGATGATCGATCCCTCTGCCATGTACGACTACGCCATTCTCCTCCTAAAG GGCACAGGAGTGAAGAAGAACCGAACGCTTGGCCTTGAGCTTCTGGAGAAAGCTGCCGACATG GGTTCAGTAGAAGCTCTGAATGGCATCGGATGGTACTACAGTATCATAGTGAAGGACAAAACAAAGGCCTTTCGATACTTTGAGTTGGCGGCTCAGAATGGCAGTCGTGATGGGCTCTTCAATGTGGGCATCTACTATTTAAATGGTGACAATCCTGACAAACCAGACAGGAATGAG ACTGCTGCGTTCCAGTACTTCTTTGATGCAGCTCAGTTGGGTCACGTGGAGGGCGCTTTGCAGTCGGCATTGTTTCTCTCCACTGGATCTGTACAGGGAGTGCCGAGAGATCCAGACAAAGCTGTGCT GCTGTTAAAGCAAGTCATTGAGATGAATGGACACCTGGGTTTCATGGTTAAAGATGCTCTTCAGACTTATCAAAGAGGATCATG GGATGAAGCGTTGGTGAAATATGCCATGCTAGCAGAAACTGGTCTTGGTGTGGCACAGCACAACGCCGCCCATCTGTGTGAG CTGTTAGATCACACTTCTGCCTGTCAGTGGAGGTACCACAACTACTCCACCTACAACCACATCCCTCAGGAAGCTG GTTTGTTGCGGATGGGAGATTATTACAGTGAACTGGCTGATATGGTGAAGGCCATAGACATGTACAGTACAGCAGCAGTGCATGGCAGtgctcag GGCCTCTTTAATCTGGCCATGTTAATTGAAGAGGGTTATGAAGTTCCTGATATCATTCTGGATCAGATGGGACTCTCAGATGCACACACTGTGAGCCGGAGCGCTGTGGTGGCAGATCTATTATCCAG GTGCACAGCGTTTGAGGAGAGGGACGTGACTCCATGTTCACTAGTGCTGTGGAGGATGGAGCTGCTGCGAGCGTGGAGAGACTTCACACACAGCTCTGTTCAGCTGACGCTGGCCTGCGGGATCTTCGCCACACTCACAGTTTTTGTATTAGCTGTGCTGTTACGAACTCTTCTGG CATGCTACCACGCGCTGTACCTGTCAACCAGCCAATCAGCAGAGAGACATAATGCACCTGAACGTGCCGGGCAGGACATCAGCGACAGTCCACTGGGGACCAGAACAGAAAATCAACGGCAGAGAGACCAGACTACTGTTGAACACAATCACCTTTCAGTGCAGGAAACGTCTGATTTAATCGTGACAGTGACtggagtgtgtgcatgtgtcatcttcatcatgttcattTCCCATCTGCTTTGA